The DNA sequence AAGACGATGCCCGAGGGAAACGCGCCGTCGCCGATCACCGCCACGCTGGATCGCGTCTCCTGGCCGGGAATCAGGTCGTCGCCGCTCTTGAGGCCGAGCGCCGTCGAGACGCTGCAGCCCGCGTGCCCGGTCATGAAGAGGTCGTATTCGCTCTCGGTCGGGTTCGGGTAGCCCATCAGGCCCCCTTTGGTCCGAATCGAGGCGAAGTCGCGGAAGCGACCGGTGACGAGCTTGTGCGGATAGATCTGATGGCCGGTGTCCCAGATCAGCCGATCGGTGCGGAAGTCGAATGTCGTGTGAAGCGCGAGGCACAACTCGACGACTCCCAAGTTCGACGCGAAGTGCGCCGTCCGATCGGAGACGACGCTGCAGAGCGCGTCGCGCATCTCTTCGGCCAGCTGCTCGAGCTGCGTCAGCGAGAGGGGGCGCAGATCGTCGGGGGAGTTGATCGTCGGCAATAGGGGAGCGGACATCTTAGTGGTTCCTTTCCACGACATAACGTGCCAAGTCTTCCAAGACCTCGACATCGGCACCGAACGGCGCCAAGCAGGCAATCGCTTCCGTCGTCAGGCGCTCGGCCCGACGTCGGCTTTCTTCCACACCCAACAAACCGGGATAGGTCAGCTTTCCGCGCGCGGCATCTTTGCCGACGCGCTTGCCGACCGCTGCTTCGGAGCCCAGTACGTCGAGCAAGTCGTCCATAATCTGAAACGTGAGTCCGAGGCGCGCGCCGTATTCGGCGAGCGCCGCGAGTTGCGCGGCGTCGGCCCCGGCGACGATCGCGCCGAGTCGGAGCGACACGCGGAGCATCGCGCCGGTCTTGCGGCGATGAATGGCTTCGAGCGCCGCGAGGCTGTCGTCGGTAGTTTGCTTTTGGATCGGCGCGGCGCCGGGCACTTTCCCTTCTTGCGCCAAGTCGTCGGCCTGCCCGCCGACGAGCTCGCACGCGCCGGCGGCCCGAGCGAGTTCGCCGCAGCATTGCGCGGCCGCGCGGGGGGGCTGGATTTTGTTTGCGAGAATCTCGAAGGCGAGCGTCAGCAGAGCATCGCCGGCGAGAATCGCGATTCCTTCGCCGAAGACTTTATGATTCGTCGGCCGGCCGCGGCGCAGGTCGTCGTCGTCCATGGCCGGAAGGTCGTCGTGGACGAGCGAATAGCTGTGGATCATCTCGACGGCACAAGCTGCCGGAAGCGCCGCCTCGACGTCGCCCCCGCAAGCCCTCGCCGCCGCGAGCACGAGCAACGGCCGCAATCGTTTGCCGGGCGCTAGGAGACTGTAACGAATCGATTCGGCCAAATTGGTGGGGCAACCGATACCGAGTAAACCACCGCCCAGAGAACCATCATCCCCGACCGCTTCGGCCAAGGCCGCGTCGATCTTCGGCCGCCATTCGGTCGCAAACTCGACGAACGGCGACACCGAGGCCGAGGTCGCCGCTGCGGAGGTCGAGGAAAGCGTGGATTCGGTTGCGGACAAAGGAGAAGGCATCCGGAGTTCTGCGAGAGTCACCAACAGTCCAACCGCGATCCCGTGTCGCGCTTAACCGATCGCTGCAACGATAATCGTGGTCGAGGCTTCCGACCGAGAAGCCTCTCTTATTCTAAAAGAGGGTCGCCGGTCCGTCCACGGCATTGCCCGTTTCGCTCGCCGGCGCTGCGTCGGCGGCGGGCTTCTTCGTACTACGTCGCTTCGAGCGCGTTTGTGCTTTTTCTTCCAAACTCAGCGTCGATTCGTCGTCGAACGGCTCCGTAACCGGCTTCCCCTCGGCGTCGACGCCGGCCAGGATTTCGATGCGGCGCTCCGCTTTTTCCAGCAAACCGTGACACTGCCGCAACAGCCGGACCCCTTCTTCGTACCCGGCCAGCGAAGCTGCGAGATCGGTCCGGCCGTCTTCAAGCTGCTGTACGATCGCTTCCAAGCGGACGAGCGCTTGCTCGAAAGTGGGCGGAGCGGGGGGAGTTTGCGGGCTGGATTCAGGCATGAGGATCGATCAAGGGTTTGAATGATAAGTGCTAAATGATAAGTGATAAATGAGGAACGAGAAGTGCCATGTCTCGGCGGCAGCCGTCCGACATTTATCACTTATCATTTAGCACTTATCACTCCTGCGAGCTGCCGCGCCACGTATTTCGCCAACAGATCCGTCTCCAAGTTCACGCGATCGCCGACGCGGAGCGTTCCTAGAGTCGTAACCTCGAGCGTGTGCGGGATCAGTTGTACGCTGAAGCGTTCGTCTTCGACCATCACGACCGTGAGGCTCACCCCCTCGATCGCGATCGAGCCTTTCGACGCCGTCTGTCGGGCATACTCGCGCGGCAGCCGGAACCACATCTCGCTCCATTCTCCCAGATCCTGCCGGGCGTCAAGTGTGCCCGAGCAGTCGATGTGGCCGGTGACGAGGTGGCCGCCGAGCCGGTCGCTGAGCCGGAGCGACCGCTCTAGGTTCACGAAGCTGCCGGGCACGAGCGACCCGAGCGTCGTGCGACTCAAAGTCTCCGGGCCGGCCTCGAAGTCGAGCAAGCCATCGGCCATCGCGACCACGGTGAGGCAACAACCGCTCACGCAGATGCTCTCGCCGAGCACGGCTTCGGCAGCGATCGCCGGCGCCGCAATGCGCAACCGCCGCCCCGGCGGCTCTTCGCGCACTTCGGCAACCGAGGCTTTGAGTTCGACGAGGCCGGTGAACATGGGAGAGGAGCGGAGGAAGAGTGATAAATGATAAGTGCTAAATGATAAATGCCGGAGTTCGCCTCCCCCATTTATCACTTATCATTTAGCATTTATCATTCGCCGCCGCCAGAATACCAAATAAGCGCCGCGATGGGCAGCGCTTCGGCGCTCTACCGGAAGTCTTCGCTCGTCGCTCTGTGGCCGTAGATCGGGAGGTAGCGGTAGTAGACTTCTAGGATCAGGATCGACATGGCCGTGTTGTAGAGTCGGCCTCCTTGGTCGCCGTGTTTGTCGGGGAAGTACCAACTGCCCGAGGTGTGTCCTTCGCGCGATTGCGATTCTAGGAGAAACGCCTTCATTTCCTCGTTCCAAGCGATCCACTCTTGGCCGCCGAAATGGCGGAAGACTTGCGTGGCGTAGTAGTTGTAATACTGGTCGTGGTCCGACGGCCCGCGCTTGCTCAAGCTCCGGATGCCGCGCTGCAAGGCGGGCTGGCTGCGCGGCCAGCCGCCGTACATCCGGCTGAGGAGCCCGATCGAGGTCATGGTCGGATCGTTTTTGGCGGGGCTTTGGTAGCCGTAGGCCGCGCCGCCGTCGTCTTGCACGCCGTCGAGAAACTTCTTCGCCGCAGTCCAAACTTCCGGCGGCACCGGCATGTAGGTCAGCTCCCCGCTCTTGAGCGCCATGAGCATCCAGCCGGTTACGGTCGTGTCGCCGACTTGGCCGGGGAAGTAGCGCCAGCCCCCTCCCTTTTTATCTTGCGAGTTGACGATGAAGCGAACCGCTTCGCGACAGGTGTAGTGCAAGTCTTCATCGCGCGTCAGCGCATAGGCTTCGCACAGCGCGAGCGTGGCGATCGCTTGCGAGTAGAGATTGATTCCTTCTTGCAAGTCGCCGCCGAGGGGCGTGGCGATGGTCTTCGCTTTGAGATACTCCAGCCCCTTGCGAACGGTCTCCTGGTACTCGCCGCGGCGATGCGTGTGGTTCGCCCCGAGAAACGGCAGCAGCGCGAAGCCTGTCGCGGCGGTCGACGAGCCGTGGTTGCCGGGATTGCCGCAGTATTTGCAGATCCCTTCTTGCCGATGGTTGAAGTGCCAACTGCCGTCTTCGCGTTGATGAGCCGCGAGCCAACGAAGCCCGCGGGCCACCGCTTTTTCGGTCTCTTCCGAGCCGCCGTCTTGGAGGAGTATGCCTTTGAGTTCGCCGTCGCGGCCGTCGAGCATGCTGAGCGTGGTGCTCGATCCGCCGAGGGGAGTCAGTAAGTCGCCGAGGCCGGAGTTGCCCGACAAGCCCGCCGGCGGGAGCTTCGGATCGTTGCCGAACTCGCTCCCTTTTCGGCCCGGCGCGGGAGTCGCGATCAGCGCGTCGACGAGCGAGCGGGGCGATTCCGTTTTGGTTGCCGGGGCATCGTTGCGCTGGATCTTCGTCGCCACCTTCGGCAGCGTCGCCAAGCTCGGCGCGACGACGCTCGCGACGGTTCCTTCAAGCTCGACGCGCGGCGGCTTGCGCGTCGTGTCGAAGCCGAGGAGCGCCAACAATAGGACGAGCGCGAAATGCACGACGCCGCTCACCAGCGACGATACGATCAGCTTCCGGCTACCGCGAAACGCATCGGTGCTCGGCGCGGAGTTCGCCTTCGCCGGCGCGCGAACCTCTTTCCGCGGGATCACCCACCGCGGCTCTTCTTCGATCGCTTCCGCTACGGGCAACGCGCGCGGCAGAGAGGCACGTGGAATCGGCGGAGGAGTGGGATGCCGAGGTGTTACGTCTCGCAGCACGGGCGGAGGCGCGATCGGTGCAGTCGGCGGCAACGGAACCCCGGTCGATGGCGCACTCTCTCCCGTGCCCGACGGAGCGGGATACGAAGAACCGATCGGCGGCAGCGCGTCGGACGACATGCGTGGGCTGGGTAGTATTTGCCGAAAGGGGAAAGCTTGCGGCGTTTGTAAATGGCTCCCCAACCCTACCTCGCGATTAGAGCGATCGACGATACGATCCATAAGATCGGCACGATCGGGCCCTGCGGAGCAGCAACCGGCAGCTCCGAGCTACGACTTTCACGTCGCTAAATCACACGCAGTAGCGACGGTGCCGGTTTTAACGATCGCAACGGCGCCGGCAGCGGAAACGTCGGCCGGCCTACTTCTCAATCCGGTACATCGCCGAGTCGGTGCGCAGGAAGATCGTGCGGCCGATCATGGCCGGGGTGGCGAGAATGCGGCCGTCGAGTTTGTTTTCGGCGAGCAGTTTGTAGGTTCGGCCCGGCGCGACGACGTACGACTTGCCGTCTTCACGGAAGAGCCAGAGCTTGCCGTCGGCGTAGAGGAGCGAGGCCGAGAAGTTGCCGCCGAGTCGTTCGGTCCACAGCTCCTCGCCGCTCACGGCATCGAGGCACGTGACGATTCCCTTGTCGTTCACCATGTAGAGTTCACGGCCGACGACGAGCGTCGACGGGCTCGCCGGCGCTTGCTTCTTCACCTTCCATTGCACGTGCGTCTCGGTC is a window from the Planctomycetia bacterium genome containing:
- a CDS encoding 1-deoxy-D-xylulose-5-phosphate synthase, with the translated sequence MSAPLLPTINSPDDLRPLSLTQLEQLAEEMRDALCSVVSDRTAHFASNLGVVELCLALHTTFDFRTDRLIWDTGHQIYPHKLVTGRFRDFASIRTKGGLMGYPNPTESEYDLFMTGHAGCSVSTALGLKSGDDLIPGQETRSSVAVIGDGAFPSGIVFEALNNAAYLKKKMVIVLNDNKMSICPRVGGVADYFDRLRMNQLYIGLKREVQKGL
- a CDS encoding riboflavin synthase: MFTGLVELKASVAEVREEPPGRRLRIAAPAIAAEAVLGESICVSGCCLTVVAMADGLLDFEAGPETLSRTTLGSLVPGSFVNLERSLRLSDRLGGHLVTGHIDCSGTLDARQDLGEWSEMWFRLPREYARQTASKGSIAIEGVSLTVVMVEDERFSVQLIPHTLEVTTLGTLRVGDRVNLETDLLAKYVARQLAGVISAK
- a CDS encoding terpene cyclase/mutase family protein, translating into MSSDALPPIGSSYPAPSGTGESAPSTGVPLPPTAPIAPPPVLRDVTPRHPTPPPIPRASLPRALPVAEAIEEEPRWVIPRKEVRAPAKANSAPSTDAFRGSRKLIVSSLVSGVVHFALVLLLALLGFDTTRKPPRVELEGTVASVVAPSLATLPKVATKIQRNDAPATKTESPRSLVDALIATPAPGRKGSEFGNDPKLPPAGLSGNSGLGDLLTPLGGSSTTLSMLDGRDGELKGILLQDGGSEETEKAVARGLRWLAAHQREDGSWHFNHRQEGICKYCGNPGNHGSSTAATGFALLPFLGANHTHRRGEYQETVRKGLEYLKAKTIATPLGGDLQEGINLYSQAIATLALCEAYALTRDEDLHYTCREAVRFIVNSQDKKGGGWRYFPGQVGDTTVTGWMLMALKSGELTYMPVPPEVWTAAKKFLDGVQDDGGAAYGYQSPAKNDPTMTSIGLLSRMYGGWPRSQPALQRGIRSLSKRGPSDHDQYYNYYATQVFRHFGGQEWIAWNEEMKAFLLESQSREGHTSGSWYFPDKHGDQGGRLYNTAMSILILEVYYRYLPIYGHRATSEDFR
- a CDS encoding polyprenyl synthetase family protein, translated to MPSPLSATESTLSSTSAAATSASVSPFVEFATEWRPKIDAALAEAVGDDGSLGGGLLGIGCPTNLAESIRYSLLAPGKRLRPLLVLAAARACGGDVEAALPAACAVEMIHSYSLVHDDLPAMDDDDLRRGRPTNHKVFGEGIAILAGDALLTLAFEILANKIQPPRAAAQCCGELARAAGACELVGGQADDLAQEGKVPGAAPIQKQTTDDSLAALEAIHRRKTGAMLRVSLRLGAIVAGADAAQLAALAEYGARLGLTFQIMDDLLDVLGSEAAVGKRVGKDAARGKLTYPGLLGVEESRRRAERLTTEAIACLAPFGADVEVLEDLARYVVERNH
- the xseB gene encoding exodeoxyribonuclease VII small subunit, which translates into the protein MPESSPQTPPAPPTFEQALVRLEAIVQQLEDGRTDLAASLAGYEEGVRLLRQCHGLLEKAERRIEILAGVDAEGKPVTEPFDDESTLSLEEKAQTRSKRRSTKKPAADAAPASETGNAVDGPATLF